From Riemerella anatipestifer ATCC 11845 = DSM 15868, a single genomic window includes:
- the dndC gene encoding DNA phosphorothioation system sulfurtransferase DndC, which translates to MAKFIQNIIDEIIDQYIFADDTKRPWIIGFSGGKDSTVMLQLVWEALKQIKDLHSVVSRDIYVVCNDTMVENPVITEYVHRVLDKIEQAAVEQDIPIRVVKTIPRLEDSFWVNLIGKGYPAPNNAFRWCTERLKIKPTSRFILEQVSEFGEAIILIGTRSAESANRAKSMKKHAIKGKRLTKHPTQPNTFMYAPIRHLMLEEVWYIINTMPSPWGADNNELFQIYLDASADDYECPTVVTDKQHKSCGQSRFGCWTCTVVKQDKSMSALIENGLTWLTPLLKLRNELAIERNIIENRMPQRRNGTDAVNGMGPYFPWYRASVLYRLLKTQREVQKHKPHIELITNQELIAIQTIWYRDFVFDQKVSEIYHKAYKTDLDMKDQNEKKEKELELLRKTCEKNPRDFELIQELLTLQKNKSLLNRKRGLKEDIETRIEEYLKKEK; encoded by the coding sequence ATGGCAAAATTTATACAAAATATAATTGATGAAATAATAGACCAATATATTTTTGCGGACGATACTAAACGTCCCTGGATTATTGGTTTTAGCGGTGGTAAAGATTCTACTGTAATGCTTCAATTGGTATGGGAAGCATTAAAGCAAATAAAAGATTTACACAGTGTAGTAAGCAGGGATATTTATGTTGTTTGTAACGACACAATGGTTGAAAATCCTGTAATTACCGAATATGTTCATCGAGTTTTAGACAAAATTGAACAAGCTGCAGTGGAACAAGATATTCCTATTAGAGTAGTAAAAACCATTCCAAGATTAGAAGATTCTTTTTGGGTAAATTTAATTGGCAAGGGTTATCCTGCACCTAACAATGCTTTTCGGTGGTGTACAGAACGTCTTAAAATAAAACCAACTTCTCGATTTATTCTTGAACAAGTTAGTGAATTTGGCGAGGCAATTATTTTGATTGGCACTCGTTCTGCAGAATCTGCCAATCGTGCAAAATCAATGAAAAAACATGCGATTAAAGGAAAACGATTAACCAAGCATCCGACACAACCCAATACTTTTATGTACGCCCCAATAAGACATTTAATGTTGGAGGAAGTTTGGTATATCATCAATACAATGCCTTCACCTTGGGGTGCAGATAATAATGAATTATTTCAGATTTATTTAGATGCAAGTGCTGATGATTATGAATGTCCAACAGTAGTAACTGACAAACAACATAAGTCTTGTGGACAAAGCCGTTTTGGTTGTTGGACATGTACAGTTGTAAAACAGGATAAATCAATGTCTGCATTGATTGAAAATGGTTTAACTTGGCTAACCCCACTATTAAAGTTGAGAAATGAATTAGCAATAGAGCGAAATATTATAGAGAATCGTATGCCACAGCGCAGAAATGGAACTGACGCGGTGAATGGAATGGGTCCTTATTTTCCATGGTATCGTGCATCTGTGTTATATCGTTTACTAAAAACACAAAGAGAAGTACAAAAACACAAGCCTCACATTGAATTGATTACAAATCAAGAACTAATTGCTATTCAAACAATTTGGTATCGTGATTTTGTTTTTGATCAGAAAGTTTCAGAAATTTATCACAAAGCATATAAAACGGATTTGGATATGAAAGATCAAAATGAGAAAAAGGAAAAAGAATTGGAATTACTGAGAAAAACTTGTGAGAAGAATCCGCGAGATTTTGAGTTAATTCAAGAGCTTTTGACCTTACAAAAAAATAAATCACTTTTGAATCGCAAGCGTGGTTTAAAAGAAGATATTGAAACAAGAATCGAAGAATATCTAAAAAAGGAGAAATAA
- the dndD gene encoding DNA sulfur modification protein DndD has translation MFIKEIELNNFRIYKGINKINLLPQDGKNIIVVSGKNGFGKTTFLMSLVWCLYGKQMEKVDELYQKEIADKGGYGKYIGNSLNRLAKSNGETKFSVSVTFTNVKIPEITCNEIKITRIYDIITSSSDKVEVLIDGYQNELIQDLTTDGKQDGEEIFIRDFILPIEIAKFFFFDAEKIVSLAEINSPEQRRLLSKAYTEVLGIKKYEDLKDQLETIQDDYRKKSAKPQELAEFNQIETDIKNKQISINALEQQIQDLNQEKIEKQSESNEIQMKLIQEGNMMTLEQLNELKKEEISLTEKISDIQDGLKDLFDLIPFGLSGETLMEISNQLEKEKNYKENKFKQENVGDKTNLILDDLEIEKKNFKGVITTDIRNFYETQIRNLIKKHFFSDVPELPKNFESLHNFSDSETNELNTLINSLKNTFRDTFSRFNDNYSRSKNDLDSIRRKIRAAEKDAEDEYIANLRNEKTRLDNRVYSIDKEVYDLSEKIGSFKNEIKTLKQRQEELRKKIDDSRRYSDKDKITQRQIENLRNFIKDFKDATKKKLEENILNELSGLMHKKGFIKKVAVDINQAGDDVDINLFNSRNEKIDKGSLSMGERQMYASALLKALVDESDISFPVFIDSPMQKFDKDHAENVIKEFYPNVSDQVVLFPLIHKELTESEFELLKPNISKSYIIHNVSTDASTFEYTEPNNLIKKYNELYAN, from the coding sequence ATGTTCATAAAAGAAATAGAGCTTAATAACTTCCGCATTTATAAAGGGATCAATAAGATAAATTTGTTACCACAGGATGGGAAAAACATTATCGTTGTAAGTGGTAAAAACGGATTTGGTAAAACAACATTTTTAATGTCGTTAGTTTGGTGTTTGTATGGTAAACAAATGGAAAAAGTTGATGAACTTTATCAAAAAGAAATTGCCGACAAAGGCGGTTACGGAAAATACATCGGAAATAGTTTAAACCGATTAGCAAAATCAAACGGAGAAACAAAATTTTCAGTTTCGGTAACTTTTACTAATGTAAAAATACCTGAAATCACTTGTAATGAAATCAAAATTACAAGAATATACGATATCATAACAAGCTCAAGTGATAAAGTTGAAGTTCTGATAGACGGCTATCAAAATGAATTAATTCAAGACCTAACAACAGATGGAAAACAAGACGGAGAAGAAATTTTCATTCGTGATTTTATCTTGCCAATTGAGATAGCCAAATTCTTTTTCTTTGATGCTGAAAAAATTGTTTCACTTGCCGAAATTAATTCGCCAGAACAAAGACGACTTTTAAGTAAAGCTTATACAGAGGTTTTGGGAATCAAAAAATACGAAGATTTAAAAGACCAACTTGAAACAATTCAAGACGATTACAGAAAAAAATCAGCAAAACCACAAGAATTAGCAGAATTTAATCAAATTGAAACCGACATTAAAAATAAACAAATTTCCATTAATGCACTTGAACAACAAATACAGGATTTGAATCAAGAAAAAATTGAAAAACAAAGTGAATCTAACGAAATTCAAATGAAGTTAATCCAAGAAGGAAATATGATGACCTTGGAACAACTTAATGAATTAAAAAAGGAGGAAATATCTTTAACAGAAAAAATAAGTGATATTCAAGATGGTTTAAAAGATTTGTTTGATTTAATTCCTTTCGGTTTATCAGGAGAAACTTTAATGGAAATTTCCAACCAATTGGAAAAAGAGAAAAATTATAAAGAAAATAAGTTCAAACAGGAAAATGTTGGAGATAAAACTAATTTGATTTTAGACGACCTTGAAATTGAAAAGAAAAATTTTAAGGGGGTTATTACAACTGATATTCGTAATTTTTATGAAACTCAAATTAGGAATTTAATCAAAAAACATTTTTTTTCTGATGTTCCTGAATTACCAAAAAATTTCGAATCATTGCACAATTTCTCAGATTCGGAGACAAATGAATTAAACACATTAATTAATTCTCTAAAAAACACATTTAGAGATACTTTCTCAAGATTTAACGACAATTATTCACGTTCCAAAAATGACCTTGATTCTATTCGTAGAAAAATCCGAGCAGCAGAAAAAGATGCAGAAGATGAATACATTGCTAATTTGAGAAATGAAAAAACACGCCTAGATAATCGAGTTTATTCGATTGATAAGGAGGTTTACGATTTGAGCGAAAAAATAGGTTCTTTCAAGAATGAAATAAAAACATTAAAACAACGTCAAGAAGAATTAAGAAAAAAAATTGACGACTCAAGACGTTATTCTGATAAAGACAAAATTACACAAAGACAAATTGAGAATTTACGCAATTTCATCAAGGACTTTAAAGATGCAACCAAGAAAAAATTGGAAGAAAACATCTTAAACGAATTGAGTGGTTTAATGCATAAAAAAGGATTCATTAAAAAAGTTGCTGTAGATATTAATCAAGCAGGTGATGATGTTGATATTAATCTTTTCAATTCTCGAAATGAGAAAATAGATAAAGGTTCTTTGTCTATGGGAGAACGTCAAATGTATGCTTCTGCTCTATTGAAAGCATTGGTTGATGAATCAGATATTTCATTTCCTGTTTTCATTGATTCACCTATGCAGAAATTTGACAAAGATCACGCAGAAAATGTAATCAAAGAATTTTATCCAAACGTTTCAGATCAGGTTGTTTTATTCCCCCTAATTCATAAAGAATTAACAGAAAGTGAGTTTGAATTATTAAAGCCTAATATCAGTAAATCCTATATTATCCACAATGTGAGCACAGATGCTTCAACATTTGAATATACTGAACCGAACAATTTAATCAAAAAGTACAACGAGCTTTATGCAAATTAA